A single region of the Melospiza georgiana isolate bMelGeo1 chromosome 7, bMelGeo1.pri, whole genome shotgun sequence genome encodes:
- the LOC131085918 gene encoding alpha-aspartyl dipeptidase-like isoform X1 produces MGSPRRLLLISNSTLHGGGYLGHCQQHIQSFLGQNVRRVLFIPYALHDRDAYARTAREKFESLGYGLDSIHESCDPVEAVRKSEAIFIGGGNTFRLLKALYDNCLIHEIRKRVLEDGIPYMGSSAGTNVATVSINTTNDMPIVYPPSLQALGLVPFNINPHYLDPDIKRTHMGETREERICQYHEEPNTPPVLLENKFKCFHLHQGLREGTMLLVEGDNATLQGVTGARLFLRGKKPTEHEPGTDFSFLLTDSNPLNP; encoded by the exons atGGGGAGCCCGCGGCGCCTGCTGCTGATCTCCAACTCCACCCTGCACGGAGGGGGCTACCTGggccactgccagcagcacatccagagCTTCCTAGGGCA gaACGTGAGGCGGGTGCTGTTCATCCCCTACGCCCTGCACGACCGCGACGCCTACGCCCGCACGGCCAGGGAGAAGTTTGAAAGCCTGG GTTATGGGCTGGACAGCATTCATGAATCTTGTGATCCAGTGGAAGCTGTAAGGAAATCTGAAGCAATATTTATTG GAGGTGGGAACACATTCCGTCTCCTGAAAGCTCTTTATGACAACTGTCTGATACATGAGATCAGGAAAAGAGTTCTTGAG gatGGGATTCCTTACATGGGATCCAGCGCAGGAACCAACGTTGCCACTGTCAGCATCAATACCACCAATGACATGCCAATTGTTTAtccaccttccctgcaggctCTAGGATTAGTTCCTTTTAATATTAACCCTCACTACCTGGACCCAGACATTAAAAGAACTCACATGGGT GAGACAAGAGAGGAAAGAATCTGCCAGTACCACGAAGAACCAAACACCCCTCCAGTTCTG CTTGAAAATAAGTTTAAATGTTTCCACCTCCACCAGGGCTTGCGGGAAGGGACGATGCTGTTAGTGGAAGGAGATAACGCCACGCTGCAAGGAGTGACAGGAGCACGTCTGTTTTTGAG GGGTAAGAAACCAACTGAACATGAGCCTGGAACAGATTTCAGTTTCCTCCTGACTGACAGCAATCCCCTGAATCCATAG
- the LOC131085918 gene encoding alpha-aspartyl dipeptidase-like isoform X2: MGSPRRLLLISNSTLHGGGYLGHCQQHIQSFLGQNVRRVLFIPYALHDRDAYARTAREKFESLGYGLDSIHESCDPVEAVRKSEAIFIGGGNTFRLLKALYDNCLIHEIRKRVLEDGIPYMGSSAGTNVATVSINTTNDMPIVYPPSLQALGLVPFNINPHYLDPDIKRTHMGETREERICQYHEEPNTPPVLGLREGTMLLVEGDNATLQGVTGARLFLRGKKPTEHEPGTDFSFLLTDSNPLNP, from the exons atGGGGAGCCCGCGGCGCCTGCTGCTGATCTCCAACTCCACCCTGCACGGAGGGGGCTACCTGggccactgccagcagcacatccagagCTTCCTAGGGCA gaACGTGAGGCGGGTGCTGTTCATCCCCTACGCCCTGCACGACCGCGACGCCTACGCCCGCACGGCCAGGGAGAAGTTTGAAAGCCTGG GTTATGGGCTGGACAGCATTCATGAATCTTGTGATCCAGTGGAAGCTGTAAGGAAATCTGAAGCAATATTTATTG GAGGTGGGAACACATTCCGTCTCCTGAAAGCTCTTTATGACAACTGTCTGATACATGAGATCAGGAAAAGAGTTCTTGAG gatGGGATTCCTTACATGGGATCCAGCGCAGGAACCAACGTTGCCACTGTCAGCATCAATACCACCAATGACATGCCAATTGTTTAtccaccttccctgcaggctCTAGGATTAGTTCCTTTTAATATTAACCCTCACTACCTGGACCCAGACATTAAAAGAACTCACATGGGT GAGACAAGAGAGGAAAGAATCTGCCAGTACCACGAAGAACCAAACACCCCTCCAGTTCTG GGCTTGCGGGAAGGGACGATGCTGTTAGTGGAAGGAGATAACGCCACGCTGCAAGGAGTGACAGGAGCACGTCTGTTTTTGAG GGGTAAGAAACCAACTGAACATGAGCCTGGAACAGATTTCAGTTTCCTCCTGACTGACAGCAATCCCCTGAATCCATAG